The DNA segment GTTGGCGACGGCACGGTGCTGATCGACGCCGGACTGGTGTTCGACACGCGCACCGCACTGCAGCGCGCGAAGGCCTTCGCCGATTTCGGCATCGGCTGGCTCGAAGAGCCATTGCAACCTTCGAACTACGACGGCTACGCCTGGCTGCGCGATCGTTCGCCGGTCCCCATCGCCGCCGGCGAAGCCGAATGCGGCCGGGACGGCTTTCGGCAATTGATCGACCGCAACGCCCTCGACGTCTACCAGGTCGATCTCTCCCGCTGCGGCTTCACCGACGCCAGTTACATCCGCCAACGCGTCGAGGAAATCGGCGCTCGCCTGTGTAACCATTGCTACACGAGCCCCATCACCGGCGCGGCCAGCCTGCACTGGCTCAGCACCTGCAAAGACGCCTTTCTCTACGAAGACTGCGTGGAAGACTCGCCGTTGCGCCACAACCTGACCCACGAAAAAATCCAAGCCATCGACGGCTGGATCACGGTCCCAGACGGCCCCGGCCTCGGCGTGACACTGGACGAAGATTTCGTAAAGGAATACCTGGTGGCGGAATCGCGTTGACGTCGCGACATCCCTGCCAATGTGTGGGTGCCTGGGGCTGAGGCATGCCAAGTAGTCCGATTGGCGCGAAACGGCTGGGGCATCGCAGCGCGTCCAATCTTGATTTAACGAAGCCCCAGCGGGTTCGACCATTGCAAGGCAGCTCTAAGTGCCCCTGCCCCAGGCACCCGTCCCCTTTGGCAAAAAGTAGTCCTACACCAACTCCACCAACGGCCCGCGTTCCACCAGATACTGCGGCCGGCCGGTCGGGTCAACGATCGTGGTCGTCGTCGGGTCGATGCCGAGGTTGTGGTAGAGCGTTGCCAGGATTTCCTGGACGTGCACTGGGCGGACCTTGGCGTATTCGCCGAGGCGGTTCGTTTCGCCGATCGCCTGGCCGGTCCTCATGCCGCCGCCGGCCATCAGCGCGCAGCTGACTTGCGACCAGTGATCGCGCCCCGCCTGGGCGTTGATCCGCGGCGTGCGGCCGAATTCGCCCCAGGCGATCACCGTCACGTCGTCCAACATGCCGTGAACTTCGAGGTCCTCGATCAGTGCGCTCAGCCCTTGATCGAGCTTGCCGCCGTGATCGCGGACGAGATCAAAGTTCGCGCCGTGACTGTCCCAGCGGCCGTAGCTCAGCGTCACGCAACGGACGCCGGCCTGCACCAACCGCCGCGCGATGAGTAGGTGATCGTTCCGCGTCGGCGCGCCGTCGTATTGATAGTTGTACGGCTTGCCGTCGCCGTAACGCTCAACGATCTTCGGGTCTTCCTTCGCGAGATCGAGGGCGTCGACCAACTTGCTCGACGAGAGCACGTCCAAAGCGCGTTGCCCGAAGGCATCCATCCCGGCCATTTGCCCCGTGGCATCGGCGTCACGTCGCAAGCGATCAAAGCCAGCCAGCAGCGAGCGCCGGTCTTTCAACCGTTCGAGCGGAATCTCGCCCAGCCGCATGTTGGCCATGCCCGGTCCGTCCGGCTTGAATGGGCCGTAGCCGGAATTGAGAAAACCGGCCGTACCAGGATCGCTCCATTCCACGTGGCTAGTTCTCTCGGCGAGACCCACGAACGGAGGCACCGAGAGATCGACCGGCCCTTGTAATCGCGAAACCGCGGCGCCGATCGACGGGTGTCCGCCCAGCACGCGCAGCTCGTTGAAGCGCCAACCGGTGTTGCACTGATACGCGTCGTGGCGATCTTCCGTGCCGACCACGGAGCGAATCACCGCGCACTTGTCCATCATCTGGGCCAAGCGCGGGAAGACCTCGCAAATTTCGATGCCCGGCACGTTCGTGGCGATCGGCTTGAATTCGCCGCGAATTTCCGACGGGGCGTCGGTCTTGATTTCCCACATGTCCTGGTGCGGCGGACCGCCCCCGAGGAACACGTTGATCACGGCCTTGTGGGACGAAGGCGATTTTCCCGCCGCGGTTTCCGCCCGCAGGATGTCCGGCAACGTGAGCATGCTGGCGCCAAAGCCGAGCGCGCCGATCCGCATGAATTCACGTCGCGAAACGCCATCGCAAAAACGGTGGCGGCGGTTGCCGAACAGCGTGAGCATCGGTTTCTCCTCCTAAGGCGGGACAAACGGACGGGGAGGATCCGCGCGGCGCGAACGCCACGAGCTGACATCAACCCTGTTTTATGCGTTTCCAGGGGGGATGTCAAGTTTCGATGTGGACGTTCGGCGTGGAACGGCGAAAGACGCGTCGTTCGAAGAAAAGCCCAAGGAAGGCCCCCAAAAACCGTTCCATCGGCAACGGTTAAGGGAGGCCTTCCCTGGGCTTAACCAGCTTGTCGTAGCTATCGGAGTTACTGCGGCAGCGCCGCGGTCCGCTGTTCCGCCGGAGTCAGCCGGTTCAACTCCTCCAACACCTGCGATTGCGTGCAGCCGCCCACGAACACCTTGGCCGGCGTGGTCTGCCCGGGGGCGTAAATCGCCACGACGGGGATTTGCTCGGTGCCTGCATATTTATTGAGCCATTCGCTGGGCTCCGGCGGGAAGTCCGACATATCCGCTTGCAACGGCACCACGCCCAATTCTTTGAGCTTCTCCCGCACGGCCGTGGTATTAAGGACGAACTTCTCCATCGCCTTACAGGTCTGGCACCAATCGGCGGTGAAGTCGATCATCACCGGGCGGCCCTGCGAAGTCAGTTCCGCCAGCGTCTTTTCCGTATACGGGTTCCAAGGAATCGCCGCGCTGGCGTCTTCCACGAGACGAATCTCCAAGGCGCCGCCGCCTTGAGCAATCTTCAATCGAAAATCCTCCTCCTCGCGCTCCTGCATCAGTTCTTTGATGCCCACGAACGAAACGATCTCCGGCGTCCACTTCGCCCAGCCGACGAAGGCCACGATGAAGATCGCGGCGGAGAACGCCGCGGCCTGCGCCCAGGTTTTCAGTTTTTCACCGAGCGTCGCTGTGTATGGCACGCGGCCGATCCACCAGCACGCGGCCCACAGACCAAACAGCAATGTCACAGTCGGAATGACCAGCGGCGGGCTCAACAACGTGAGCATATAGGCCACGGTGCCCACGAGCACGAAGCCCATCATGTGCTTAAACGTGTCCATCCAAGCGCCCGGCTTCGGCAGAAATCGCAACAGCGACGGAAACGCGCCGATCAGCAGATAAGGGCTGGCCATGCCCACGCCCATGCTGAGAAACACTCCGAACACATGCAGCGTCGGTTTACCGGTCGTCCAAGCGAGCGCCGTTCCCAAGCCTGGCCCGCTGCAAGGCGTGGCCAGAATCGTCGTCAACACGCCCTTGATGAAGGTGCCCGACCAACCTTCCTTGCGCGCCAGGGCACTAGCGGTACTGCCGCCGACGAAGCCCGGGATCGGAATTTCCCACACGCCGAGAAAACTCAAGGCCATGACGAAGATCACGGCCGTCATCACGATGTTAAAGCTGGCGTAGCTGAACTGTTGGCCCCAACCAAAGCCAGCCAGACTCGCTAGACCCGCTAAGAGCGCAAACACCGAGATGATTCCCAGCGAGTACACCGCGTTCAACGCAAACACATGTCCGCGATCTTTGCCTGCTTGCTCGACAAAAGCCAGCACCTTGAGCCCGATGACCGGCAACACGCACGGCATCAAATTCAACAGCAACCCGCCGAGGAACCCGAAACCAATCGCCGACCAGAATGGCAGGTTCGCCGATTCACTCTGAGTTACTGCGGGCGCGCCGCTTTCGCTCGGCTCTTGCCGTGATGCCGGGGCAGGCGGTGCAGCTTCAACTTCGCTATCACCGTCCGCCAGCTTGGCGACTTCGGTGTACGAACGGCCCTTGGTGAACCGCAATGGGGCAGCCTCTTTACCCGTCGCGGCGGCGACTTCAAACATGCCGTTGAATTGCGCCGCCAACGGGAAATCGCAGACGCCGTTCTCGCCGCCAAGGCAAGCTTGATAACCCACCATGCCGGTCAAACTCAATTTGCCATGCGGCGCGTCGGCCGGCACGGTGAGCTGAAACGTCCAGGCGATCGGTTCTTCGTAGAATTTCTCCGGCGAGGCGCTCGTCTCGCTCGCTTTTTCAACCGGTTCGGCGCTCGCGCCCGGGCCGGCAATCGCCCATTCCGGATGATCGGTCAACAACACCAACGTCGGTTTGCTCGACTGCGGCGTCCGTGGATCCTTCGCCGCGTAGGCGTAAAGGTGATAGCTCTCCACCGGCACGGCGGTGATTTGGACGTTCACCACCTCACCAGGGGCCGCGACCGACGGTTCAATCTGCCCTCGCCAAACGACATGGCTTCCCGAAGCACGATAATCGTCCGGCGTCTCTTCTAGTTGCGGCGGCAACGCATCAACCGTTGGCGCTTGCGTGGCCGGGGAGCGCAGCGGCTTGGGCTCCGGCGCTTCCGCAGGAGCACCGCTCACCGGGATCATGTCGCCCAATCGCGCCTCGAACGCATAGTCCTTCGGCGGCAGGCAACTGCCCGCGTCGCACAACTGCGCGCGGACCGACCCTTTGACGACGACATTCTTCAAATCCACGTCGGGCGTGAAGGAAATCGGCGCAAACCACACGACCTTGTCGTGGTGCTCCTCGACATTGATGCCGCCGAACAGCGGCTCGGCACGGGATTCCGCAGGCGGGTCCACCGCAAATTCGCCCGCAATCTTGTATTCGCCCGATTCCTCCAGCTTAATCGCCGTGCGAATCGGCCCCCCCTTGGGCTGCGTAACAGAGTACGTATGCCAGCCCGGCTGCAACTCTGCGATGACAAACAATGTCGCCGGCTGGCCGTTCGCTCCGGGAGCGAATTGAGCGCTCACCGTCAGCTTTTCGCCGGGCGCGCTGCGGCCGCCATCGAGCAGGGCGTTCAACTCATTGATCTGCGCCGCTGCCGGAGCAACCAGCGAGAGCAAAGCGAGCAACGCCAACCACGACGCATGAACAGAACGCTGACGACCAAAAAAACAAACGGGCATGGTGGGCATCCACTCCGCTGTAAACTGTTGCGGTGAATTCACTTATTGTACGAGAGTCGTTCCAAACGGGTCAACCGAGGCCTGGATTCAGACTGTGGGAGGCGTCTCCGACGCCGATGGAGTGGACGTCGATCACCCGTTCGCGATGGACGGCAAACAA comes from the Planctomycetia bacterium genome and includes:
- a CDS encoding mandelate racemase/muconate lactonizing enzyme family protein — translated: MRIVEIVCQILRVKNVEAKTASSQDAVLVRVRTDDGLEGIGEADASPEVVKAIIDAPFSHNIASGLRHVLLGENALEHERVWQKMYRATMYYGRTSVAIAAMSAIDMALWDLKGKKSGQPIHRLLGGQHHARIKAYASILFGKNGRETAEIGKRWRDYGYQAIKFGWEPMGQSEQLDIDLVRGAREGVGDGTVLIDAGLVFDTRTALQRAKAFADFGIGWLEEPLQPSNYDGYAWLRDRSPVPIAAGEAECGRDGFRQLIDRNALDVYQVDLSRCGFTDASYIRQRVEEIGARLCNHCYTSPITGAASLHWLSTCKDAFLYEDCVEDSPLRHNLTHEKIQAIDGWITVPDGPGLGVTLDEDFVKEYLVAESR
- a CDS encoding DUF1501 domain-containing protein, which translates into the protein MLTLFGNRRHRFCDGVSRREFMRIGALGFGASMLTLPDILRAETAAGKSPSSHKAVINVFLGGGPPHQDMWEIKTDAPSEIRGEFKPIATNVPGIEICEVFPRLAQMMDKCAVIRSVVGTEDRHDAYQCNTGWRFNELRVLGGHPSIGAAVSRLQGPVDLSVPPFVGLAERTSHVEWSDPGTAGFLNSGYGPFKPDGPGMANMRLGEIPLERLKDRRSLLAGFDRLRRDADATGQMAGMDAFGQRALDVLSSSKLVDALDLAKEDPKIVERYGDGKPYNYQYDGAPTRNDHLLIARRLVQAGVRCVTLSYGRWDSHGANFDLVRDHGGKLDQGLSALIEDLEVHGMLDDVTVIAWGEFGRTPRINAQAGRDHWSQVSCALMAGGGMRTGQAIGETNRLGEYAKVRPVHVQEILATLYHNLGIDPTTTTIVDPTGRPQYLVERGPLVELV
- a CDS encoding thioredoxin family protein — translated: MPVCFFGRQRSVHASWLALLALLSLVAPAAAQINELNALLDGGRSAPGEKLTVSAQFAPGANGQPATLFVIAELQPGWHTYSVTQPKGGPIRTAIKLEESGEYKIAGEFAVDPPAESRAEPLFGGINVEEHHDKVVWFAPISFTPDVDLKNVVVKGSVRAQLCDAGSCLPPKDYAFEARLGDMIPVSGAPAEAPEPKPLRSPATQAPTVDALPPQLEETPDDYRASGSHVVWRGQIEPSVAAPGEVVNVQITAVPVESYHLYAYAAKDPRTPQSSKPTLVLLTDHPEWAIAGPGASAEPVEKASETSASPEKFYEEPIAWTFQLTVPADAPHGKLSLTGMVGYQACLGGENGVCDFPLAAQFNGMFEVAAATGKEAAPLRFTKGRSYTEVAKLADGDSEVEAAPPAPASRQEPSESGAPAVTQSESANLPFWSAIGFGFLGGLLLNLMPCVLPVIGLKVLAFVEQAGKDRGHVFALNAVYSLGIISVFALLAGLASLAGFGWGQQFSYASFNIVMTAVIFVMALSFLGVWEIPIPGFVGGSTASALARKEGWSGTFIKGVLTTILATPCSGPGLGTALAWTTGKPTLHVFGVFLSMGVGMASPYLLIGAFPSLLRFLPKPGAWMDTFKHMMGFVLVGTVAYMLTLLSPPLVIPTVTLLFGLWAACWWIGRVPYTATLGEKLKTWAQAAAFSAAIFIVAFVGWAKWTPEIVSFVGIKELMQEREEEDFRLKIAQGGGALEIRLVEDASAAIPWNPYTEKTLAELTSQGRPVMIDFTADWCQTCKAMEKFVLNTTAVREKLKELGVVPLQADMSDFPPEPSEWLNKYAGTEQIPVVAIYAPGQTTPAKVFVGGCTQSQVLEELNRLTPAEQRTAALPQ